The proteins below come from a single Mus musculus strain C57BL/6J chromosome 5, GRCm38.p6 C57BL/6J genomic window:
- the Gm5565 gene encoding uncharacterized protein LOC433961, whose protein sequence is MFSCFQGSRVSGHKKAKSGFLVRFWRHLIRPLTHFRHASHSEPKVCSQNEQEPDCMPRRPRFNYNSPEYVVQMIHYIPAAVQHNDHVCIRIFLAMYPSYASTWKVLDLLMTTYAFFRPDCIKDQETKRAIFRFLFHWFKKFPKDFYESPDLAVVRQFIDYVRRNVPSADEDTQARELLSVLEEQEDIGLNPEEDFATAPEPSEQDASGSQESLAPRPASVTEPQGDEQSQEDTQLVKRAVLDPFEPKATIALHPTLDQAVPTSADTHSPVDVTADEATGVAADEAAADVSPARHLFVSYTVQLGIPDFVFPLPEVDI, encoded by the exons ATGTTCTCCTGTTTCCAGGGTTCCAGAGTCTCCGGTCACAAAAAAGCCAAGAGCGGTTTCCTTGTTCGCTTTTGGAGACATTTGATTCGCCCTCTGACACACTTCAGGCATGCTTCCCACAGTGAGCCCAAG GTCTGTTCTCAAAATGAACAGGAGCCAGACTGTATGCCCAGGCGCCCCCGATTCAACTATAACAGCCCAGAATATGTGGTACAAATGATCCACTACATTCCAGCTGCTGTTCAGCATAATGACCATGTCTGTATCCGCATTTTTCTTGCCATGTACCCATCGTAcgctagcacttggaaggtgctGGACCTGCTGATGACAAC GTATGCATTCTTCCGGCCTGACTGTATAAAGGACCAAGAAACTAAGAG AGCCATATTCAGGTTTCTGTTCCACTGGTTTAAGAAATTCCCCAAGGATTTTTATGAGTCCCCAGACCTGGCTGTTGTGAGGCAGTTCATTGACTATGTGAGGCGTAATGTGCCTTCCGCAGACGAAGATACCCAAGCCAGGGAGCTGCTCTCTGTGCTGGAGGAGCAGGAGGACATTGGGCTAAACCCTGAGGAAG ATTTTGCCACAGCTCCAGAACCCTCAGAGCAGGATGCCTCTGGGAGCCAGGAGAGTCTGGCTCCGAGGCCAGCTTCTGTGACAGAACCACAGGGAGACGAGCAATCCCAAGAGGACACTCAGCTTGTGAAAAGAGCAGTTCTGGATCCCTTTGAACCAAAAGCCACAATAGCGCTGCATCCAACTTTAGATCAAGCTGTGCCCACATCAGCTGATACACACTCACCTGTAGATGTTACTGCAGATGAGGCTACAGGTGTGGCTGCAGATGAGGCTGCTGCAGATGTTTCACCTGCCAGGCATTTATTTGTGTCTTACACTGTGCAGTTAGGTATACCAGATTTTGTTTTCCCTCTGCCTGAGGTTGACATATAG
- the 1700001J03Rik gene encoding uncharacterized protein LOC69282 isoform X1: protein MFSCFQGSRGSSHKKAKSGFLVRFWRRLIRPLSHFRHASHSEPKVCSQNEQEPDCMPRRPRFNYNSPEYVVQMIHYIPAAVQHNDHVCIRIFLAMYPSYASTWKVLDLLMTTYASFRPDCVEDQQTKSDVFSFLFHWFKKFPKDFCESPDLDVVRQFIDYVRRNVPSADEDTQARELLSVLEEQEAIALNTEEDFATAPDPSEQDASRRQETLALRSASMAEPQGDEQP, encoded by the exons ATGTTCTCCTGTTTCCAGGGTTCCAGAGGCTCCAGCCACAAAAAAGCCAAGAGCGGTTTCCTTGTTCGCTTTTGGAGACGTTTGATTCGCCCTCTGTCACACTTCAGGCATGCTTCCCACAGTGAGCCCAAG GTCTGTTCTCAAAATGAACAGGAGCCAGACTGTATGCCCAGGCGCCCCCGATTCAACTATAACAGCCCAGAATACGTGGTACAAATGATCCACTACATACCAGCTGCTGTTCAGCATAATGACCATGTCTGTATCCGCATTTTTCTTGCCATGTACCCATCGTAcgctagcacttggaaggtgctGGACCTGCTGATGACAAC GTATGCATCCTTCCGGCCTGACTGTGTAGAAGACCAGCAAACCAAGAG TGACGTATTCAGCTTTCTGTTCCACTGGTTTAAGAAATTCCCCAAGGATTTTTGTGAGTCCCCAGACCTGGATGTTGTAAGGCAGTTCATTGACTACGTGAGGCGCAATGTGCCTTCTGCAGATGAAGATACCCAAGCCAGGGAGCTGCTCTCCGTGCTGGAGGAGCAGGAGGCCATCGCGCTAAACACTGAGGAAG ATTTTGCCACAGCTCCAGATCCCTCAGAGCAGGATGCCTCTAGGAGGCAGGAGACGCTGGCTCTGAGGTCAGCTTCTATGGCAGAGCCACAGGGAGATGAGCAACCCTGA
- the Gm6309 gene encoding predicted gene, EG622306 isoform X2: protein MFSCFQGSRGSGHKKAKRGFLVRFWRHLIRPLTHFRHASHSEPKVCSQNEQEPDSLPKRPQFNYDSQEYIHQMIHYIPAAIQKRDHICITIFLGVYRTYASTWEVLDLLMRTYASFRPDCIKDQQTKRAIFRFLFGWFKKYPQDFYESPDLAVVRQFIDYVKRNVPSSDVDRARELLSVLEDQEAIELQIEQAPEPSEQDASGRQETLAPRPASETEPQGDKQPREDPELVKGAILDPFEPKATIELPLSLHQAVPASDGTLSPVDVTADEATGVAADFAADVSPARQLFVSYTVQLGTPDFVFPLPEVDI, encoded by the exons ATGTTCTCCTGTTTCCAGGGTTCCAGAGGCTCCGGCCACAAAAAAGCCAAGAGAGGTTTCCTTGTTCGATTTTGGAGACATTTGATTCGCCCTCTGACACACTTTAGGCATGCTTCCCACAGTGAGCCCAAG GTCTGTTCTCAAAATGAACAAGAGCCAGACTCTCTGCCCAAGCGCCCCCAGTTCAACTATGACAGCCAAGAATACATTCACCAAATGATCCACTACATTCCAGCTGCTATTCAGAAACGTGACCACATCTGTATCACCATATTTCTTGGTGTCTACCGAACgtatgccagcacttgggaggtgctGGACCTGCTGATGAGAAC GTATGCATCCTTCCGGCCTGACTGTATAAAGGACCAGCAAACTAAGAG AGCCATATTCAGGTTTCTGTTCGGCTGGTTTAAGAAATACCCCCAGGATTTTTATGAGTCCCCAGACCTGGCTGTTGTGAGGCAGTTCATTGACTATGTGAAGCGCAATGTGCCTTCCTCAGATGTAGATAGAGCCAGGGAGCTGCTCTCCGTGCTTGAAGATCAGGAGGCAATAGAGCTACAGATTGAGCAAG CTCCAGAGCCCTCAGAGCAGGATGCCTCTGGGAGGCAGGAGACTCTGGCTCCGAGgccagcttctgagacagagccACAGGGAGACAAGCAACCCCGAGAGGATCCTGAGCTTGTGAAAGGAGCAATTCTGGATCCCTTTGAACCAAAAGCCACAATAGAGCTGCCTCTGTCTTTACATCAAGCTGTGCCCGCATCAGATGGTACACTCTCACCTGTAGATGTTACTGCAGATGAGGCGACAGGTGTGGCTGCAGATTTTGCTGCAGATGTTTCACCTGCCAGGCAGTTATTTGTGTCTTACACTGTGCAGTTAGGTACACCAGATTTCGTTTTCCCTCTGCCTGAGGTTGACATATAG
- the Gm6309 gene encoding predicted gene, EG622306, with the protein MFSCFQGSRGSGHKKAKRGFLVRFWRHLIRPLTHFRHASHSEPKVCSQNEQEPDSLPKRPQFNYDSQEYIHQMIHYIPAAIQKRDHICITIFLGVYRTYASTWEVLDLLMRTYASFRPDCIKDQQTKRAIFRFLFGWFKKYPQDFYESPDLAVVRQFIDYVKRNVPSSDVDRARELLSVLEDQEAIELQIEQDFATAPEPSEQDASGRQETLAPRPASETEPQGDKQPREDPELVKGAILDPFEPKATIELPLSLHQAVPASDGTLSPVDVTADEATGVAADFAADVSPARQLFVSYTVQLGTPDFVFPLPEVDI; encoded by the exons ATGTTCTCCTGTTTCCAGGGTTCCAGAGGCTCCGGCCACAAAAAAGCCAAGAGAGGTTTCCTTGTTCGATTTTGGAGACATTTGATTCGCCCTCTGACACACTTTAGGCATGCTTCCCACAGTGAGCCCAAG GTCTGTTCTCAAAATGAACAAGAGCCAGACTCTCTGCCCAAGCGCCCCCAGTTCAACTATGACAGCCAAGAATACATTCACCAAATGATCCACTACATTCCAGCTGCTATTCAGAAACGTGACCACATCTGTATCACCATATTTCTTGGTGTCTACCGAACgtatgccagcacttgggaggtgctGGACCTGCTGATGAGAAC GTATGCATCCTTCCGGCCTGACTGTATAAAGGACCAGCAAACTAAGAG AGCCATATTCAGGTTTCTGTTCGGCTGGTTTAAGAAATACCCCCAGGATTTTTATGAGTCCCCAGACCTGGCTGTTGTGAGGCAGTTCATTGACTATGTGAAGCGCAATGTGCCTTCCTCAGATGTAGATAGAGCCAGGGAGCTGCTCTCCGTGCTTGAAGATCAGGAGGCAATAGAGCTACAGATTGAGCAAG ATTTTGCCACAGCTCCAGAGCCCTCAGAGCAGGATGCCTCTGGGAGGCAGGAGACTCTGGCTCCGAGgccagcttctgagacagagccACAGGGAGACAAGCAACCCCGAGAGGATCCTGAGCTTGTGAAAGGAGCAATTCTGGATCCCTTTGAACCAAAAGCCACAATAGAGCTGCCTCTGTCTTTACATCAAGCTGTGCCCGCATCAGATGGTACACTCTCACCTGTAGATGTTACTGCAGATGAGGCGACAGGTGTGGCTGCAGATTTTGCTGCAGATGTTTCACCTGCCAGGCAGTTATTTGTGTCTTACACTGTGCAGTTAGGTACACCAGATTTCGTTTTCCCTCTGCCTGAGGTTGACATATAG
- the 1700001J03Rik gene encoding uncharacterized protein LOC69282 isoform X2: MFSCFQGSRGSSHKKAKSGFLVRFWRRLIRPLSHFRHASHSEPKVCSQNEQEPDCMPRRPRFNYNSPEYVVQMIHYIPAAVQHNDHVCIRIFLAMYPSYASTWKVLDLLMTTYASFRPDCVEDQQTKSDVFSFLFHWFKKFPKDFCESPDLDVVRQFIDYVRRNVPSADEDTQARELLSVLEEQEAIALNTEEVVQSTYVLPMDCIFETNRLISEMGPS, translated from the exons ATGTTCTCCTGTTTCCAGGGTTCCAGAGGCTCCAGCCACAAAAAAGCCAAGAGCGGTTTCCTTGTTCGCTTTTGGAGACGTTTGATTCGCCCTCTGTCACACTTCAGGCATGCTTCCCACAGTGAGCCCAAG GTCTGTTCTCAAAATGAACAGGAGCCAGACTGTATGCCCAGGCGCCCCCGATTCAACTATAACAGCCCAGAATACGTGGTACAAATGATCCACTACATACCAGCTGCTGTTCAGCATAATGACCATGTCTGTATCCGCATTTTTCTTGCCATGTACCCATCGTAcgctagcacttggaaggtgctGGACCTGCTGATGACAAC GTATGCATCCTTCCGGCCTGACTGTGTAGAAGACCAGCAAACCAAGAG TGACGTATTCAGCTTTCTGTTCCACTGGTTTAAGAAATTCCCCAAGGATTTTTGTGAGTCCCCAGACCTGGATGTTGTAAGGCAGTTCATTGACTACGTGAGGCGCAATGTGCCTTCTGCAGATGAAGATACCCAAGCCAGGGAGCTGCTCTCCGTGCTGGAGGAGCAGGAGGCCATCGCGCTAAACACTGAGGAAG TGGTACAATCTACTTATGTTTTACCCATGGACTGCATCTTTGAGACAAACAGGTTGATCTCGGAAATGGGACCCTCATAG